From Anabaena sphaerica FACHB-251, one genomic window encodes:
- a CDS encoding YHYH domain-containing protein, whose protein sequence is MLLCSSYIYLQNIKMKKLVVLPLVAAVSPAFAHSGRTNRSGCHHSRTGGYHCH, encoded by the coding sequence ATGTTATTGTGCAGCAGTTACATTTATTTACAAAACATCAAGATGAAAAAGTTAGTAGTATTGCCGTTGGTAGCAGCAGTTAGTCCAGCGTTTGCCCATTCTGGCAGAACCAATCGCTCAGGGTGTCATCATTCCAGAACCGGTGGGTATCACTGTCATTAA